The Anastrepha obliqua isolate idAnaObli1 chromosome 5, idAnaObli1_1.0, whole genome shotgun sequence DNA window aagtatactacTTGTATGCTTGGCGAAGGCAAAAGGCAAAGGTAGTAAGAGTATGATTGTATTCCaacgttaaagaaataaatataaatataaaaatataattttaactacatatatatttttaaaaagttgtatttatgtatgtagcgaaaaaaaattatttaaaaattaaatatatcaggttagaggcctgggtgttaaaatacagtcataatctatttaacacgatcgcggacactaaaaatttctggaagctgcaaaaatagacaggcaattatttttgaaactagttgCAATATCCTAAATCTGAttacacatatattataagtGTAGTCAGAACATCGTATTTTAATGATGAAAGTatatgaaagtacttaatgaatcaagtggtcattactttaaaatgtatattaattacaaaaacttaaagttacatgaaattaaatgaaaaaaacttggctttaaaatttgaatgctgtagcattcacgtcattttgcatcactataaaaatgactgctatagcattcacgtccgcgaacgtgttaattgtataatgagtatgtatgtacatatgtactcgtgCACATCAAATATAGAATCACATCAGAATTGTgcgtttgtttaaaattttaattgtacaaaattttgaatctttgttaaaagaatattgtggtcctgaaaaggaccgtttatgtttttcaaatatgtacccaagaaattatttaaccgccgaaaccgtataaagtacggccttgtctctttaaagcgtacacaacatccatagctgtaactgttttccttttggcatgttcagtataggtaactgcatcacggataacattctccaaaaatacttttaaaacaccacgagtttcttcatatatcaaaccagatatacgttttacaccaccacgacgagctaaacgtcgaatagctggtttagtgataccttggatgttatcacgtaaaactttgcgatgacgtttggcgccaccttttcccaaacctttaccacctttgccgcgaccagtcattttttagtatttactatttgcacaagtaagaatttaacactttaacactgtaacacttcaccaccaatgaaataacagaagcgagagcacatctatttataccaaaatctcacaactgctatacacaagacaaaaggtacgccatacatctatctcgcttcaacacacatacctacataatacATGGACTTGTGAAACATATTAGTTGGAATTGCTACTTAGGTTGTGAACGTCATACAATTTGTTATAGGTACAGTGTACAGTGTACAGTGTTCTATAGTGTTCAAATCAGtgtgacaaataataaaaaaaagtgagtagtgaaaaatggctcgtacaaagcaaacagcccgaaaatcgactggtggaaaagcaccacgtaaacaattggcgacaaaagcagcacgcaaaagtgcaccagcaactggtggagttaaaaagccacatcgttatcgtccaggtacagtggcgttgcgtgaaattcgtcgctatcaaaagagtaccgaattattgatacgcaaattgccattccagcgcttggttcgtgaaatagcgcaagatttcaaaacagatctacgtttccaaagttctgctgttatggctctacaagaagcaagtgaagcatacttggttggtctttttgaagataccaatttgtgtgccatccatgctaagcgtgttacaattatgccaaaagatattcaattggccagacgtattcgtggtgaacgtgcttaaatcaataggaaaacttgtgaaaaaacggtccttttcaggaccacaatttgttaaacgaaaaagatcaaaaattttattgaaatatttatgcatatacatacatacctatatgtgtagatatttttgtgttttcgtaaatgtatgtagtacatgtacagttctttatctactccacatcgtttatactcgtgtgcttttaagtatagtcggcatgcatgtatacacgtttatgtatgtatatgcgcacataaccagttaataagcagcaaagcagcaattttggcgcaattcggtaatatgtataaaaatataatacacataatgggatgccacgttctttattaagaatattaaatgaataagaaaactattttaaaaaatggtccttttcaggaccacaatttgttaaacgaaaaagatcaacaatgttattggaatatttatgcgtatacatatatgtgtagatatttttgtgttttcgttaatgtacgtagtacacacatacaaacatacatatacatttctttgtctactccacatcatttatacacgagcgttttttagtacagcctgtaggcatgtatacacatgtatgaatgaatatgtatacataaccagtttatatgccgcagttttggcgcaaatatacatgcgtctaagtgtatgaaaaaataacacatttattaggaaaattatttaaatctctttgtaaatgtattttgtcgtcctgaaaaggacggtttgtttgcgtcggtatttataattataattcgcctatatttttcactttatgctttcttttcggtcttctttggcaaaagtacagcttgaatattaggcaaaacaccaccttgagcaatagttacaccagacaacaatttattcaattcttcatcgttgcggatggccaattgtaaatgacgtgggatgattcttgtctttttgttatcacgagcagcattaccagccaattcaagaacttcagctgctaaatattccataactgcagctagataaactggagcaccggcaccaacacgctcagcataattgcctttgcgcaacaaacgatgaatacgaccaactggaaattgaagaccagcacgatttgaacgggactttgcctttcccttaactttaccacctttaccacgGCCTGACATTTTAACTGCTATAGATTGTTCACTTCACTACACGACAAAGCACTCTACTGTATTATACTCAATGTATAAGCACACTATtcactgatacacaaaatgtgcgctgcttatatactttttcgctaTGCTGAGCACCAACCCCTGTACTGTGCTGTTGAGCATCGTGCGTATACTACTACTTCGTATTGTCTCACCGAAGAGTTGGTCGGCAAATGTACACTTAAGCTTGCACCAGACACATGGTATGTATAATAAGTGACAAATAGtgcgagtgaaaataaaatatcatcaacgttgtgaagaaattaaaatgccgccaaaaactagtggaaaagcagcaaagaaagccggtaaggctcaaaagaatattactaaaaatgataagaaaaagaagcgtaagaggaaggaaagttatgccatctacatctataaagtgttgaaacaagtacatcctgataccggtatttcatccaaggccatgagcattatgaatagttttgtgaatgacatctttgagcgcattgctgcggaagcgtcgcgtttagctcactataacaaacgttcaaccatcaccagtcgcgaaattcaaactgctgtacgtttacttttgcccggtgaattggccaaacatgccgtcagtgaaggtaccaaagctgttaccaaatataccagttccaaataatttttccaactgaactaatggtatataaatatattaacaaaacaaggcccttttcagggccataaaatataaattaacaaagaggATAAAAAACTGTTGATTAATATCTCTGCATATTGgcacattgaaattaatttaaaaattccttaatattgaagaatatattcatatggtttcattagtctattaattaaatatgattttgttgaactacttggtttttatttttttaatgttttctacacactgtagggaataaattcacttttgatctttttgttaagagattttgtagccctgaaaagggcttattattaatttaccatgaaggttccgtttataactcacttacaaacaccgtaaattatttactttttacctgctgctgtaggtttttttgcggctggctttttattcgatgcagacttcttggatttagcagcagttgcttttgctttagctgcttttggcttagcagttgcagatttggctttagttggtttcacttttaatgcaccacccttttttgcatctttcgccgtagccttttcagttttcttcttttcagctgttttcttactggcaacagatttttttacctttttctcaccacttgccgcctttttgactttactcaatgattttttctttgatgcaccactatctgctgccttctttttagccttcttctctgctgattttacggcttttgatttcaattttccctcgcttgatttactggctgcaactgatagtttgaatgaaccggacgcaccttttcctttggtttgaattagttttccacttgtaacagccgatttcaaataacgtttaatgaatggtgccaatttttgggcatcacatttgtatgtcgcactaatatatttcttaatcgccaagagtgatgaaccgccacgttcctttaaattcttaattgatgcgtcgaccatttgttgtgttggtggatgggtaggggcaaccgacggctttttgggtttagctgccttaacctttttggcaacaactttcttttcagcaatagtagcagcagtagctactggggagcttacattcacaacaacaactgaatcagacatctttatttatatattgtagattaaaacctcaattcaaattccacgtatgtattatacactttatacacttcactcactttatgcacTGTATGCACTACATTAATAGAGCACTGGTAAATTAAGATAATTTCTGGAATCCAATATGTAGTTTAACTCCCTTCAAAATTTGAGAAGCAGAgtgaaaagatgataatcaaattttcacgttccagtgctatttagtgcttctatatgacaaactttaagatttatttaattcactaaaattcattgaatttactaattcaacaaatttatatataaaacgatagtatgcatgagtcactttcatatcaatatacttaaattggaataaaatcaatatttttcttgtaacgagtgttttagtcgaaactttgtactcaaaatattaaattttcgctagttttagtcgattttcttaaaactccttaatataaatcaattataactattgaaaatataaaatatatcaaattatcaatcatctaaacaggttattttatatattacttaaaataatatgtttgaaaaaataaaattaaatatctcaatggtatcaccagagcaattctcagtggcgttagttggatgcatgaaataatccagtattttgatgaatattgaaaactttaattttggttgaaatgaatgatggtaatgaaataattaaatttgactaatgtgaattatgtaaattttattttaatataatacttaattttttgatattaattcaaatattcactgatcaatcaatatatatatattatatatatacatatgtctgcatacaaaattttttatttaattaattaaatattattgttattaataaaaaaatgtaactttttctttaaaaatttgcaatatatgtcaaagcaaggtacaaaattcccatatgtacatacgtgtttacatacaagtatactacTTGTATGCTTGGCGAAGGCAAAAGGCAAAGGTAGTAAGAGTATGATTGTATTCCaacgttaaagaaataaatataaatataaaaatataattttaactacatatatatttttaaaaagttgtatttatgtatgtagcgaaaaaaaattatttaaaaattaaatatatcaggttagaggcctgggtgttaaaatacagtcataatctatttaacacgatcgcggacactaaaaatttctggaagctgcaaaaatagacaggcaattatttttgaaactagttgCAATATCCTAAATCTGAttacacatatattataagtGTAGTCAGAACATCGTATTTTAATGATGAAAGTatatgaaagtacttaatgaatcaagtggtcattactttaaaatgtatattaattacaaaaacttaaagttacatgaaattaaatgaaaaaaacttggctttaaaatttgaatgctgtagcattcacgtcattttgcatcactataaaaatgactgctatagcattcacgtccgcgaacgtgttaattgtataatgagtatgtatgtacatatgtactcgtgCACATCAAATATAGAATCACATCAGAATTGTgcgtttgtttaaaattttaattgtacaaaattttgaatctttgttaaaagaatattgtggtcctgaaaaggaccgtttatgtttttcaaatatgtacccaagaaattatttaaccgccgaaaccgtataaagtacggccttgtctctttaaagcgtacacaacatccatagctgtaactgttttccttttggcatgttcagtataggtaactgcatcacggataacattctccaaaaatacttttaaaacaccacgagtttcttcatatatcaaaccagatatacgttttacaccaccacgacgagctaaacgtcgaatagctggtttagtgataccttggatgttatcacgtaaaactttgcgatgacgtttggcgccaccttttcccaaacctttaccacctttgccgcgaccagtcattttttagtatttactatttgcacaagtaagaatttaacactttaacactgtaacacttcaccaccaatgaaataacagaagcgagagcacatctatttataccaaaatctcacaactgctatacacaagacaaaaggtacgccatacatctatctcgcttcaacacacatacctacataatacATGGACTTGTGAAACATATTAGTTGGAATTGCTACTTAGGTTGTGAACGTCATACAATTTGTTATAGGTACAGTGTACAGTGTACAGTGTTCTATAGTGTTCAAATCAGtgtgacaaataataaaaaaaagtgagtagtgaaaaatggctcgtacaaagcaaacagcccgaaaatcgactggtggaaaagc harbors:
- the LOC129247424 gene encoding histone H2A — protein: MSGRGKGGKVKGKAKSRSNRAGLQFPVGRIHRLLRKGNYAERVGAGAPVYLAAVMEYLAAEVLELAGNAARDNKKTRIIPRHLQLAIRNDEELNKLLSGVTIAQGGVLPNIQAVLLPKKTEKKA
- the LOC129248274 gene encoding histone H2B, whose translation is MPPKTSGKAAKKAGKAQKNITKNDKKKKRKRKESYAIYIYKVLKQVHPDTGISSKAMSIMNSFVNDIFERIAAEASRLAHYNKRSTITSREIQTAVRLLLPGELAKHAVSEGTKAVTKYTSSK